The sequence ATATCTTCATCATCATGATGTTGAGAAACGACTTGCAAAATAGCAAATGCACCGATCGTCATAAATACATATGCTAATAAGTAAAACCAAATCGCTTCAAACATAAACATCGACAAGCTCGCAAAAGCAACTAATACATATCCAGCATGCGCCACGCTTGAATATGCGAGCATACGCTTCACGTTTCGTTGTCGAAGGGCAATCGTATTGCCGATAATCATCGTTGCTCCTGCTAAAAAAGCGATATATGGCGCAAGCGTCATCAACATGGAAGCGGAACTTCCGGCTGGCGTTTGCGCAAAGACGGAAACAATGACGCGCAACACGATGACAAATCCAGCTGTTTTAGAAACAACGCTTAAAAACGAAACAACGGGCGTCGTTGCACCTTGATATACATCAGGCGCCCACATATGAAACGGAGCGGATGCTAATTTAAACGATAATCCAACAAACGTGAGCAAAAAGGCGAGCGATAAAACGTATTGATGATTTTCATCGGACGTACTCGCAAGTTGTACGGCAATTTCTTTTATATTTGTCGACCCGGTAAAGCCAAATATGTAGCTCATTCCGAACAACGTAATGGCTGTTGCGATACTTCCTGTAATGACGTATTTCAACGCCGCTTCATTCGCTAACGTATGTTTTTTCCGAATGGCGACGAGAATATAAGAGGAAATCGACAATAGTTCAAGACCGACAAACAATGTAATGAGATCGCCGCTTGATGCCATCATCATCGCGCCGAGAAGCGCCGTTAAAAATAAGTAATAAAATTCGCCACGGTAGGCGATGCGCTCATTCGGTTCGTAATGAATCGCAAGAAGTAACACGAGCGCACTACCGAT comes from Anoxybacillus flavithermus and encodes:
- the nuoN gene encoding NADH-quinone oxidoreductase subunit NuoN; this translates as MDFETLLSYQWGVMMPEFIILGVAVALSLIDLFIPENRNRQLLGLFAFVGVAVSFVSLLGLWTSDVTSILDDTFRLDSFAKSFKALLLIGSALVLLLAIHYEPNERIAYRGEFYYLFLTALLGAMMMASSGDLITLFVGLELLSISSYILVAIRKKHTLANEAALKYVITGSIATAITLFGMSYIFGFTGSTNIKEIAVQLASTSDENHQYVLSLAFLLTFVGLSFKLASAPFHMWAPDVYQGATTPVVSFLSVVSKTAGFVIVLRVIVSVFAQTPAGSSASMLMTLAPYIAFLAGATMIIGNTIALRQRNVKRMLAYSSVAHAGYVLVAFASLSMFMFEAIWFYLLAYVFMTIGAFAILQVVSQHHDDEDISIFAGLYRRSPLMAIAMTIFLLSLAGIPGTAGFIGKMNIFLGAFIVEPAHYVLASIMVITTVISYVYYFGIFVQMFFRPVEHTHRLEWPPGVIAVVVICVIGTVLLGVFPNIAYDFLAPFEHFSDFLQ